The following proteins are co-located in the Triticum aestivum cultivar Chinese Spring chromosome 1A, IWGSC CS RefSeq v2.1, whole genome shotgun sequence genome:
- the LOC123189593 gene encoding uncharacterized protein, whose amino-acid sequence MSGRGKGGKGLGKGGAKRHRKVLRDNIQGITKPAIRRLARRGGVKRISGLIYEETRGVLKIFLENVIRDAVTYTEHARRKTVTAMDVVYALKRQGRTLYGFGGCFSEIMIARKKQSTNDDPLFVNRVSENVIDNLLLRATARHAPLPFHFSSRRARAPQSETEFAPKETHRQADSGATRGKVSSWRLTNFQAAHPANLPRQASRHVTDPRHPHPDRGLDLPNSVLTRRLPPAPFNPPPRSPQIATPQATTAPRPPSALSTRTKASSSATMSGRGKGGKGLGKGGAKRHRKVLRDNIQGITKPAIRRLARRGGVKRISGLIYEETRGVLKIFLENVIRDAVTYTEHARRKTVTAMDVVYALKRQGRTLYGFGG is encoded by the exons ATGTCCGGGCGCGGCAAGGGCGGCAAGGGGCTCGGCAAGGGCGGCGCCAAGCGCCACCGGAAGGTGCTGCGCGACAACATCCAGGGCATCACCAAGCCGGCCATCCGGAGGCTCGCTCGGAGGGGCGGCGTGAAGCGCATCTCGgggctcatctacgaggagacccgcggcgtgctcaagatcttcctcgagaacgTCATCCGCGACGCCGTCACCTACACCGAGCACGCCCGCCGCAAGACCGTCACCGCCATGGACGTCGTCTACGCCCTCAAGCGCCAGGGCCGCACCCTCTACGGCTTCGGCGGC TGTTTCTCGGAGATCATGATCGCTCGGAAGAAACAGAGCACCAATGATGATCCACTTTTTGTGAACCGTG TTTCTGAAAATGTCATCGACAATCTGCTGCTAAGAGCCACTGCTAGACACGCTCCGTTGCCGTTCCATTTTTCGAGCCGTCGCGCACGAGCACCGCAGAGCGAAACTGAATTCGCACCTAAGGAAACGCACAGACAGGCAGACAGCGGGGCAACGCGCGGAAAGGTTTCGAGCTGGCGCCTCACGAATTTTCAGGCGGCGCACCCCGCCAATCTACCGCGCCAAGCCTCCCGCCACGTCACGGATCCGCGGCATCCACACCCGGATCGCGGTCTCGACCTCCCCAATTCCGTGCTCACGCGTCGCCTTCCTCCCGCCCCTTTTAATCCCCCTCCCCGCTCCCCCCAAATCGCAACACCGCAAGCCACCACCGCTCCTCGACCTCCATCCGCTCTCTCAACTCGAACCAAGGCGAGTTCGTCAGCGACCATGTCCGGGCGCGGCAAGGGAGGCAAGGGGCTGGGCAAGGGCGGCGCCAAGCGCCACCGGAAGGTGCTCCGCGACAACATCCagggcatcaccaagccggcgatcCGGCGCCTCGCTCGGAGGGGCGGCGTGAAGCGCATCTCGgggctcatctacgaggagacccgcggcgtgctcaagatcttcctcgagaacgTCATCCGCGACGCCGTCACCTACACGGAGCACGCCCGCCGCAAGACCGTCACCGCCATGGACGTCGTCTACGCGCTCAAGCGCCAGGGCCGCACCCTCTACGGCTTCGGCGGATAG